One stretch of Fictibacillus sp. b24 DNA includes these proteins:
- a CDS encoding metallophosphoesterase family protein translates to MNWKTKLTALVISGALTIPAGQAHAFLSGIDKQDGGIGNTENYLDKVPNIALDTKVENIIYPLMATPAIKKNGSELTVKVDTKGKEPAGWDVSLNPTEAAKVDGAFNLPVKSVQKGSSYWKDSSSVYEVTVEIPNDVPEELFDLQVSYTGNGTRITDDEPNSVKVVKEFKKDFKFMHLTDIHVGSPRNIADPANVTEAGMWHPDESKRWLYLQKTINQVNLLKPDFVVMTGDLMYGQMNPQEYIYEYEETYRILKKLDVPVYIVPGNHDYYAQDATLADGAKYWEQYFGPQYFSFDYGPYAHMIGYNSYDWHKFDRQGHGTVSVPTWGGQIRDQQMEWIKKDLADNKATAEAGQVKGLFSHHNPIWRDRDIWPSTDPDVTEYWKEYDAKHDPQDLSTLIKGEKLGIEYDQQWHGEGSHELIDVMKQNSVDISLHGHTHIDNITEQDGILYSTTASIELSAKPWVGYRLFEKNPDDNKFSSYVYEGPDKSMPVYENGNTSAGVVSFENKFELPNDGSQVTQTAALTNRLNKPVTVNIPFYMKQGSYTPSYGEVIETQLYGTKQFVEVQITIPANSVKEVELKR, encoded by the coding sequence ATGAATTGGAAAACGAAGCTAACAGCGCTTGTTATCTCGGGTGCATTAACGATACCTGCCGGACAAGCTCATGCCTTCTTATCTGGTATTGACAAACAAGATGGTGGGATTGGAAACACAGAAAACTATTTGGATAAAGTGCCTAATATAGCACTGGATACAAAAGTTGAAAATATTATATATCCGCTTATGGCAACACCTGCGATTAAAAAGAATGGTTCAGAATTAACAGTAAAGGTAGATACAAAAGGAAAAGAACCTGCAGGATGGGATGTATCTTTAAACCCTACAGAAGCAGCAAAAGTGGATGGAGCGTTTAATCTTCCTGTAAAAAGTGTTCAAAAAGGATCATCCTATTGGAAAGACAGCTCTTCCGTTTATGAAGTAACTGTAGAGATTCCTAATGATGTACCTGAAGAATTGTTTGATCTGCAAGTTTCATACACAGGAAACGGAACCCGCATCACGGATGATGAACCGAACTCAGTTAAAGTTGTAAAAGAGTTTAAAAAAGATTTTAAGTTTATGCATTTAACGGACATTCATGTAGGCTCTCCAAGAAACATTGCAGACCCTGCTAACGTAACTGAAGCAGGAATGTGGCACCCAGATGAATCAAAACGCTGGCTGTATCTTCAAAAAACAATCAATCAAGTCAATCTATTAAAGCCTGACTTTGTCGTAATGACTGGAGACTTAATGTACGGTCAGATGAATCCGCAAGAATATATTTACGAGTATGAAGAAACATACCGCATTTTGAAGAAGTTGGATGTTCCTGTCTATATCGTTCCAGGCAACCATGATTATTATGCGCAAGATGCAACGTTAGCCGATGGAGCTAAGTATTGGGAACAATATTTCGGCCCGCAGTATTTTTCATTTGATTACGGTCCGTATGCTCACATGATCGGGTACAACTCTTACGACTGGCACAAGTTTGACCGTCAAGGACATGGAACAGTTTCCGTACCAACATGGGGTGGGCAGATCCGTGACCAGCAGATGGAATGGATTAAGAAAGATTTAGCGGATAATAAGGCAACTGCCGAAGCAGGACAAGTAAAAGGCTTGTTCTCACATCACAATCCAATCTGGCGTGATCGTGACATCTGGCCATCAACAGATCCAGATGTAACGGAATACTGGAAAGAATATGATGCTAAGCATGACCCTCAAGATTTGAGCACGCTCATTAAAGGTGAGAAGCTAGGAATCGAGTACGATCAACAATGGCACGGGGAAGGTTCACATGAACTGATTGATGTAATGAAACAAAATTCAGTGGATATCTCGCTTCACGGCCATACGCACATCGATAATATTACAGAACAAGACGGAATTTTGTATTCTACAACAGCTTCAATTGAACTTTCTGCAAAGCCATGGGTTGGTTATCGATTGTTTGAAAAGAATCCAGACGATAATAAGTTCAGCTCTTACGTTTACGAAGGTCCAGACAAATCAATGCCGGTTTATGAAAATGGCAATACGTCGGCAGGTGTCGTTTCCTTTGAAAATAAGTTTGAGCTGCCTAATGATGGATCCCAAGTTACGCAAACAGCGGCGCTGACTAATCGTTTGAATAAACCAGTAACAGTAAATATTCCGTTTTATATGAAGCAAGGCAGCTATACGCCATCTTATGGTGAAGTAATTGAAACACAATTATATGGAACGAAACAGTTTGTAGAAGTGCAGATTACGATACCTGCAAACAGTGTAAAGGAAGTTGAATTAAAAAGATAA
- a CDS encoding helix-turn-helix transcriptional regulator has translation MTQDQIVDLLTGKIKLVRTELGYTQDKMADILGISKKTLVQIEKERIKASWTVIVALCALFRNSEILNNTLGGDPLDVMEVVVHQYVARSKEKTWGGHVWWKEIDSNKGYRLQQNMISQHYRILDQNDYRVYSSFEEKEAKKRLKEI, from the coding sequence ATGACACAAGATCAAATTGTGGATCTGTTAACCGGCAAGATTAAACTTGTTCGAACAGAACTTGGCTATACACAAGATAAGATGGCAGATATATTGGGTATTTCAAAAAAGACCCTCGTTCAAATAGAAAAAGAAAGAATCAAAGCGAGCTGGACCGTTATCGTTGCTTTGTGTGCATTGTTTCGGAACTCTGAAATTCTTAATAACACACTTGGTGGGGATCCGCTTGATGTTATGGAAGTCGTAGTCCACCAATATGTTGCCCGATCAAAAGAGAAAACGTGGGGCGGGCATGTTTGGTGGAAGGAGATTGATTCAAATAAAGGTTACCGGCTTCAGCAGAATATGATTAGCCAGCATTACCGAATTCTTGATCAAAACGACTATCGCGTTTATAGTTCTTTTGAAGAAAAGGAAGCAAAGAAGAGATTAAAAGAGATATAG